One Lucilia cuprina isolate Lc7/37 chromosome 4, ASM2204524v1, whole genome shotgun sequence DNA segment encodes these proteins:
- the LOC111677329 gene encoding uncharacterized protein LOC111677329, whose product MDAKKNKMCKVRLRRLRPDMVDKLKIKRGMSKADVQFSSSSSESEDDKMNVDDECEKISVQLKSPLALGGNKDFDPYVLLTEAQAALQLSSENDSKNTEEKMDAECSANNTSNKNISITTVSKPQKKPKHCKKQKSNCYPPLGENSANASSGKLKTSIENDIYDLIYYHSDDEGPCSYNCNHARSSSTAAVLALAPTDRRSSTGSSSSLLSDKCSMPFFKLFENNCISVMDDENPPTALSKILSIKEFDPLAPQQILAIIIKSIVSLAELSQRDDNIVCIDIDKRRIMEFSAMSPEEKRNCPLNPYMDVSNIVVTHSDDEFLTFCLCENCEKYREFVIHIMVEQFKATHMVVMLLDVLIKSYGPMLKNITAYNKFEKLLDSNKEIYWITCGVIYHKKAEHFDFIYDEYLSDNMIFVLFSSILMLNNPLLLLQILAFHVECIVEAYAEGFLEIVEPDKSKIPADEMINYILNGYDDLMRISEQVASYLFAFENDFLRKFSLTWKLLCQRLYQQHVHFHLADTMLACIITLKEEELTAHHTDLIKRYIQFDDIMNYVEKRWTDVWIELNKFNLSEVERKRRKSLLDVYRIFDTVVQDAIGFSLQDSVDDNDFYDFRFLKNRRLAWKNIMSYTKMKWPDGFFQPPNTLVIDDKCQTCNVSLDYHADYCKCITCSIAGGPLPPRRNADGKCSKCLAHEIVEKDVNFYDSKILNVCASDDFQNLVSKTSNNGAKRKNTALQEVGQELYSTLASVGEMLNVNDYETSSETASTNNSYHISWAVFNHLNNRKRYPHATIEEEYFCRDCKLPSCLLAHKILANKISPSLSQDLVHYYQPMSMSREELRSILPNIMLYNRKLVASNNGLDLIDVHDLVVKIYWIFIISIYAIYFINYDDNDEDDGNDKDASAVTGGGNHDDNVAGNTGDNEMQEHTKRKASYLDILELVNNDIKVNVDKITGNKDDTKFLEFLDKVKSLSPYNNDVESNFDVGVNVNSAEMQRKLNDILKINDNQDIPPQCDNIPPPIMTPTEDEEQPQTSDLTPSETVEAQPKKSCKEKTKKCCFDHSDMGTDHCKENHSSKKRLKKDCNHARMNETRDRLRKKLSQIVNARKNTKPLQSAETAQASTAASPTTTAATACAEAQNQMENVLNPEELKLFQQYLPQPDFWDIHDIVATFDHFHTEARRNNNLHNLCECLQHLKTNPKGAESKNNSNNNNSGSSSSSKKLQQQHTHQHVQQQEQLQPPPPPPPQQQQHENNPSPPQQSSSLEPPNKKSNLSNNSTRDASTSSQGTKNKDNNSTNNTTTPISSSKTANNLDFVSEICEIIDNYSKEQAKRKWIKETLSFIEGPTSGAGKKKTQPQTLNPKKAAKKAKQKQRKEEEKRITELQDLRSQFHNIYFKEFSEKLNLKSLKANKKRDKKKISELESNIKNLQRAKAKVETAILELIATVKQTNTEFKFPYLPTKEQQMEKVRELEGHDTSKEGDKTIKVRNLLHHTAKEAGDAMNYATTTTSTSSPFTMTPTNNLNMVPESYSMPYAHANHFPYNLGFPTPAAPAPFGLMRATPMCYAPPPTAAVASVQQQQQQQLAPDVVAAMAANTASNNTTDPSKRIVTIRRVNLPNVPEPQVTVTAKGPSPDKDKLLYTFINGQLIQTGTAPPITIPQMSAVTPLHHPPQPPTTQQSTHVTKLTAEHLLSIPPPPPPKLSKTQMKKERKRLAKLQAEKEAAEEAERKRIEEEQQRLRELREQKQLEMQQLQLEQQQQQKQKQPKKNKKNSQTQQQSKLSCCPPSLASNANNKEPSSNRKNKNKLSNSNSTTSVSTNEANDSPKLPQMMAIKNASKQKRSDSTTTSCSAATSTSSNNSTSSQMNTRDNSVSSLKPLDLQKNSSNNKKNTEKEQKTATNQKPNAANKNKTKTSQLKQQKQNKKTTRIPPTPSTTSSDAEDEDERQELDKPKAPTPPAPSKNQKQQTQATKSTKSSLNKQQNIPQKLKTNPKPITPPSSDSETEEEEEAVITAEPPIKEHKKRRPKLVDNGQFDNNPFKSLHMQDSETDWSSAEDDEANEDTENEVDVKMNKTSDIVQKTSVQKNEPKSKYTEEQSNNVKSNSTQNLKKKPETLNESKERKTPQPSTSSSTGNKNATSKSSKSNKNTKYQQSNEKLEQQITATKLNNPSRGQQRLQEVENKASKTVRPPKQTIQQNNGGVPNSRKGKNEHRQTNANSFMPQNKSNNKQPNASSSARNQQSTCSTSSRNNSNNNRNNNRNTSNLDQNQHNYQHYNHQPSSTTENRTSSNKRSQRNKKYQQKSQKHSSNSHHNHHQNCCSSGIPNHMGYFNANEVNITSSATSAHTQEPAHTNASQNRSYQALADQMQALRLSGHQVQSTTAAATAQQRQQHINSANVSIMDQLNRGVQVENLSLPPGITLTKVDPIKSEQLRQKSESIKKLAKPLQQQQHLHQQHNPQTFHHSASGATIIAPPVVNPMASYYGSPYINAASATAGIDPQSGIIMVEANPPKTQSNNRNNTMPQTNVANSNCNSKQSKNKKRRNKSKATNNNGSCSMASSVNSNQSENSGQPKMITLRNPMFHGGPTAAAAAMIHPPVLLPGRPADGFPMPAPLPVDQPAAIIKNENGMYTIRNPALHQAVTSGLAMGGYRQFGGNVNYYTPQEAAAEAARATRQQQQQHNENNNKSSTTSGNNPSSSSSFSYFSSDTVQTNTPHNNISISCTSIGGAELNHARAGTSVSGLIGDAAVIQRPTPQQRPISAIGSEIKNAQQQKQKTKVEQQWSNFGSDTLPLNKNDNLGCNTSFLSNVSEGGANTVVSGAAGSGVVAPVTDLSLQEKYQQSKYYNGFDVFTGTGSGGSSSSAATCAHMHHSCGDDSPPPSITGYNSYLEGIPNTGVIRYDDASFLKNLIPGQNLNNEVSIHNVNDSNFARNAQSPQAHRVEITPVYGNRPPSTNLYESTAGQANQTNFRGNYRDPLNDYKNDATTIFPSNNMHLNLNELENSMKYDFEQTPTTATNVAAVAGDNSHNTILDFKDLLIKNGPTGPASHRTSPYLDENTLEGFVQNMNSLQISNTSTEEPSSQLNGSGHCVGHGNTATTSANNPSNGWW is encoded by the exons ATGGatgcaaagaaaaataaaatgtgtaaagTACGTCTGAGACGTCTCAGACCAGATATGGTGGACAAGTTAAAGATCAAAAGAGGAATGTCAAAAGCCGATGTACAATTTAGTTCATCATCCTCAGAATCAGAAGACGATAAAATGAATGTGGATGATGAGTGTGAGAAAATAAGTGTGCAGCTAAAGAGTCCTCTTGCTTTGGGCGGTAACAAAGACTTTGATCCATATGTCCTACTAACTGAAGCCCAGGCTGCCTTACAATTGAGTTCTGAAAATGATTCCAAAAATACGGAAGAAAAAATGGATGCAGAATGTTCAGCAAACAATAccagcaataaaaatatttcaataacaacAGTTTCAAAACCGCAAAAGAAACCAAAAcattgtaaaaaacaaaaatcaaactgCTATCCACCACTTGGAGAGAATAGTGCTAACGCCAGCAGTGGAAAATTAAAGACATCAATTGAAAATGATATTTATGATTTGATATATTATCACAGCGACGATGAAGGACCCTGCAGCTATAATTGCAATCATGCTAGGTCATCTTCAACTGCCGCAGTTCTTGCTCTTGCACCCACCGATCGTCGCAGCAGTACTGGCAGTAGTTCATCTTTGCTTTCAGATAAATGTTCTATGccttttttcaaacttttcgaAAATAATTGTATATCTGTTATGGATGATGAAAATCCACCAACTGCTCTGTCGAAAATACTTTCGATTAAAGAATTCGATCCACTGGCTCCTCAACAAATACTTGCTATAATTATTAAGTCGATTGTGTCTCTGGCGGAACTGAGTCAACGTGATGACAATATAGTTTGCATAGATATCGATAAACGCCGTATAATGGAATTTTCCGCTATGAGTCCAGAGGAAAAACGAAATTGTCCTCTTAATCCGTATATG gATGTTTCCAATATAGTAGTAACTCACTCTGATgatgaatttttaacattttgtttatgcgaaaattgtgaaaaatatcgTGAATTTGTCATACATATAATGGTGGAACAATTTAAAGCCACTCATATGGTAGTTATGCTATTagatgttttaattaaatcataTGGACCTATGTTAAA aaacattaCTGCTTATAATAAGTTTGAAAAGCTACTCGATAGTAATAAGGAAATATACTGGATAACATGTGGTGTTATATACCATAAAAAGGCTGagcattttgattttatttatgatgAATATCTATCGGATAATATGATATTTGTACTCTTCAGTTCCAt tttaatgCTAAACAATCCATTGCTTTTGTTGCAAATATTGGCATTTCATGTGGAATGTATTGTGGAAGCCTATGCGGAAGGTTTTTTGGAAATTGTAGAGCCCGATAAAAGTAAAATACCAGCTGATGAAAtgataaatt ATATTCTCAATGGCTATGATGATTTAATGCGCATTTCCGAGCAGGTGGCTTCTTATTTGTTTGCTTTCGAAAATGACTTTTTgcgtaaattttctttaacctGGAAACTTCTCTGTCAACGTTTGTATCAGCAACATGTTCATTTTCATTTGGCAGATACTATGTTGGCCTGCATTATAAcc TTAAAAGAGGAGGAGTTAACTGCACATCATACTGATCTTATCAAGCGTTATATACAGTTTGATGACATTATGAATTATGTTGAAAAACGTTGGACCGATGTATGGATCGAATTGAATAAATTCAATTTGTCCGAGGTAGAACGTAAACGACGTAAATCACTTTTAGATGTGTATCGTATTTTTGATACGGTGGTACAGGATGCCATTGGATTTTCGCTGCAGGACAGCGTGGACGATaatgatttttatgattttcgttTCTTAAAGAATCGTCGCTTAGCCTGGAAGAATATTATGTCctatacaaaaatgaaatggCCAGATGGTTTCTTTCAACCGCCCAATACTTTAGTTATAGATGATAAATGTCAGACGTGTAATGTTTCCTTAGACTATCATGCAGA CTATTGCAAATGTATCACGTGTTCCATAGCTGGTGGACCTTTACCACCTAGACGTAATGCCGACGGTAAATGTTCCAAATGTTTGGCACACGAAATTGTCGAGAAAGATGTTAATTTCTATGATTCGAAAATATTAAACGTTTGTGCCAGTgatgattttcaaaatttggttTCAAAGACCAGCAATAATGGTGCAAAACGTAAAAACACTGCCCTTCAAGAGGTTGGTCAAGAATTATATTCGACCTTAGCTTCAGTTGGagaaatgttaaatgttaatgATTACGAAACAAGTTCAGAAACAGCATCAACTAATAATAGTTATCATATCTCATGGGCTGTCTTCAATCATTTAAACA atCGCAAACGTTATCCCCATGCAACAATTGAAGAAGAGTATTTTTGTCGTGATTGCAAACTGCCTTCCTGTCTTTTGGCACATAagattttagcaaataaaatatctCCGTCACTCTCGCAGGATCTGGTACATTACTATCAGCCCATGTCGATGAGTCGCGAAGAATTGCGTTCAATTTTACCCAACATAATGTTGTATAATCGTAAATTAGTTGCCTCTAATAATGGACTAGATTTAATAGATGTACATGATTtagttgttaaaatttattggaTTTTTATAATCTCAATATAtgccatttattttattaattacgaCGACAATGATGAGGATGATGGTAATGATAAAGATGCTTCCGCTGTTACTGGTGGTGGCAATCATGACGATAATGTTGCTGGCAATACTGGAGACAATGAGATGCAAGAGCATACAAAGCGTAAAGCTTCATATTTAGATATTTTGGAATTGGTAAATAATGACATTAAAGTAAATGTCGACAAAATAACGGGCAATAAGGATGATACAAAGTTTTTAGAATTTCTCGATAAGGTCAAGAG TTTATCACCATATAATAACGATGTGGAATCCAA ttttgatGTGGGTGTTAATGTTAATAGTGCTGAAATGCAAAGGAAAttgaatgatattttaaaaataaacgatAACCAAGA tatTCCTCCACAATGTGATAATATACCACCGCCAATCATGACCCCAACTGAAGATGAAGAACAACCCCAGACCTCAGATTTAACTCCTTCGGAAACAGTAGAGGCACAACCTAAAAAGTCTTGCAAGGAAAAAACTAAGAAGT GTTGTTTTGATCATTCTGATATGGGAACAGATCATTGTAAAGAAAATCATTCGAGTAAAAAACGCTTaaaaaag GATTGCAATCATGCTCGCATGAATGAGACAAGAGATCGTTTGCGTAAGAAATTGTCCCAAATTGTGAATgcaagaaaaaatacaaaaccttTGCAATCGGCGGAAACTGCGCAAGCATCAACTGCAGCATCACCGACTACAACAGCTGCAACTGCTTGTGCCGAAGCGCAAAATCAAATGGAAAATGTATTAAATCCAGAAGAGTTAAAGTTGTTTCAACAGTATTTGCCTCAGCCAGATTTTTGGGATATTCATGATATTGTTGCAACATTTGATCATTTTCATACTGAAGCTAGACGTAATAATAATCTACACAATCTTTGTGAATGCTtgcaacatttaaaaacaaatcctaaAGGAGCTGAATCGAAAAAtaatagcaataacaataatagcGGTAGCAGTAGTAGTAGCAAGAAGCTTCAACAACAACACACTCATCAACATGTTCAACAACAAGAGCAGCTGCAaccaccgccaccaccaccaccacaacaacaacagcatgaaAACAATCCATCTCCGCCTCAGCAATCATCCTCACTAGAACCACCAAATAAGAAATCAAACTTAAGCAACAACTCTACACGTGATGCTTCAACCTCAAGCCAGGgcacaaaaaataaagataataattCTACGAATAACACCACTACACCGATTTCATCATCAAAGACCGCCAACAATTTAGATTTCGTCAGTGAAATATGTGAAATTATTGATAATTATTCCAAAGAGCAGGCAAAACGCAAATGGATTAAAGAGACACTTAGTTTTATTGAAGGGCCGACTTCAGGTGCTGGCAAAAAGAAGACACAACCACAGACATTAAATCCCAAAAAAGCTGCCAAAAAAGCCAAACAGAAACAACGTAAAGAAGAAGAGAAACGTATAACCGAACTGCAAGATCTAAGATCACAGTTTCATAATATTTACTTCAAGGAGTTTAGCGAAAAACTAAATCTTAAATCCTTAAAGGCCAACAAGAAGCGGGACAAAAAGAAAATCAGTGAATTGGAAAGTAACATAAAGAATTTACAACGTGCCAAAGCTAAAGTTGAAACTGCCATACTAGAACTAATAGCAACGGTTAAGCAAACGAATACCGAATTCAAATTCCCCTATTTGCCTACTAAAGAGCAACAAATGGAAAAAGTAAGAGAGTTAGAAGGTCATGATACCAGCAAGGAAGGCGATAAAACCATTAAAGTTCGCAACTTACTACATCACACAGCAAAAGAAGCTGGCGATGCCATGAATTATGCTACAACTACTACCAGTACATCTTCTCCGTTCACTATGACACCAACTAACAACTTAAATATGGTACCAGAATCGTATAGCATGCCCTATGCCCATGCTAACCACTTTCCATACAATCTTGGATTTCCCACACCTGCGGCTCCAGCTCCATTTGGTCTAATGCGTGCTACGCCCATGTGTTATGCCCCTCCACCGACCGCAGCAGTAGCTTCagttcaacaacaacagcagcagcagttaGCACCTGATGTTGTAGCGGCCATGGCGGCAAATACTGCAAGTAACAATACCACAGATCCCTCCAAGCGCATAGTAACAATCAGGCGAGTTAATTTACCGAATGTACCAGAGCCTCAAGTTACGGTTACGGCTAAAGGACCATCCCCAGATAAAGACAAATTACTGTACACTTTTATAAATGGCCAACTAATACAAACTGGCACAGCTCCACCAATAACCATACCACAAATGTCAGCAGTAACTCCCTTGCATCATCCACCCCAACCACCGACAACGCAGCAATCTACACATGTTACAAAACTTACTGCGGAACATTTGCTATCTATACCACCTCCTCCTCCACCGAAACTTTCGAAAACgcaaatgaaaaaagaaaggaAGCGCTTGGCTAAACTACAGGCCGAAAAGGAAGCTGCTGAAGAAGCAGAGCGTAAGCGTATTGAGGAGGAGCAGCAAAGATTAAGAGAATTGAGAGAACAAAAGCAGTTAGAAATGCAGCAATTGCAGctagaacaacaacagcaacaaaagcaGAAGCAACCAAAGAAGAACAAGAAGAATTCACAAACTCAACAACAATCAAAATTGTCCTGTTGTCCACCATCATTGGCGTCTAATGCCAACAACAAAGAGCCATCATcgaatagaaaaaacaaaaataaactttccaACTCTAATTCTACAACATCAGTTTCAACAAATGAAGCTAATGATTCACCCAAACTACCACAAATGATGGCCATAAAAAATGCATCAAAACAAAAACGTTCCGATTCTACAACAACGTCTTGCTCAGCTGCAACATCTACATCGTCAAATAATTCTACAAGTTCGCAAATGAATACGAGAGATAATTCTGTCAGTAGTCTAAAGCCATTAGATTTACAAAAGAACTCTTCGAACAATAAAAAGAACACCGAAAAGGAACAAAAAACAGCTACCAATCAAAAGCCTAACGCtgctaacaaaaataaaacaaagaccAGCCAAttgaaacagcaaaaacaaaacaaaaaaacaacaagaatacCACCAACTCCTTCAACCACATCCTCAGATGCTGAAGACGAAGATGAACGGCAAGAATTAGATAAACCAAAAGCGCCAACACCTCCTGCGCCatctaaaaatcaaaaacaacaaacgcAAGCTACGAAGTCAACAAAATCATCACTTAATAAACAACAGAACAtaccacaaaaattaaaaactaatccGAAGCCAATAACGCCACCAAGTTCTGATAGCGAAACTGAAGAAGAAGAGGAAGCTGTTATTACTGCTGAACCGCCAATCAAGGAACATAAAAAACGACGCCCTAAATTAGTGGACAATGGACAATTTGATAACAATCCATTTAAGTCGTTACACATGCAAGATTCTGAAACTGATTGGTCTTCTGCAGAGGATGATGAAGCAAATGAAGATACTGAAAATGAAGTTGATGTCAAAATGAACAAAACTTCAGATATAGTGCAAAAAACTTCAGTGCAAAAGAATGAACCAAAATCAAAATACACCGAAGAACAGAGTAACAATGTTAAATCGAATTCAACACAAAATCTGAAGAAGAAACCGGAAACGTTAAATGAAAGTAAAGAACGCAAAACACCGCAGCCGTCAACATCATCGTCAACAGGAAATAAAAATGCAACCAGCAAGTCTTCTAAAAGCAATAAGAACACAAAATACCAGCAGTCAAATGAAAAATTGGAACAACAAATTACtgctacaaaattaaataatccaTCAAGAGGACAACAAAGGCTGCAGGAGGTGGAAAATAAAGCAAGCAAAACCGTACGTCCGCCAAAACaaacaatacaacaaaataatggTGGAGTGCCTAATAGCCGTAAAGGAAAAAATGAACACCGGCAAACAAATGCCAACAGTTTTATGCCTCAAAATAAATCCAATAATAAACAACCAAACGCTTCTTCCAGTGCACGTAATCAACAATCGACTTGCTCTACTAGCTCTCgaaacaacagtaacaacaaccgTAATAACAATAGAAACACTAGTAATCTGGATCAGAACCAACATAATTATCAACATTATAATCATCAGCCTTCATCCACTACAGAAAATAGGACTTCTTCAAACAAACGATCACaacgtaataaaaaatatcaacaaaaatcacaaaaacaCTCTTCGAATTCGCATCATAACCACCATCAGAATTGTTGTTCATCTGGAATACCCAATCATATGGGTTACTTTAATGCAAATGAAGTTAATATAACATCATCGGCCACTTCGGCACATACGCAGGAACCAGCTCACACTAATGCATCTCAAAATCGCTCCTATCAAGCGTTGGCCGATCAAATGCAAGCTTTGCGTCTAAGTGGCCATCAAGTTCAATCAACAACTGCCGCAGCGACAGCTCAACAACGTCAACAACATATCAATTCGGCAAATGTCAGTATTATGGATCAGCTAAATCGTGGTGTTCAAGTTGAAAATCTTTCTCTGCCGCCTGGCATCACTCTCACAAAAGTTGATCCCATTAAGAGTGAGCAGCTGCGTCAAAAATCTGAATCGATTAAGAAATTGGCAAAACctctacaacaacagcaacatcttCATCAACAACATAATCCACAAACATTCCATCACTCTGCGTCGGGAGCCACTATTATAGCGCCACCTGTTGTCAATCCTATGGCCAGTTATTATGGTTCGCCTTATATTAATGCCGCCAGCGCCACAGCAGGCATTGATCCTCAAAGTGGTATAATAATGGTTGAAGCTAATCCTCCTAAAACCCAATCCAACAACAGAAATAATACAATGCCACAGACAAACGTGGCCAATAGCAATTGCAATAGCAAGCAGtcgaaaaataagaaaagacgCAACAAATCAAAGGCTACTAACAATAATGGTTCATGCTCCATGGCAAGTTCTGTTAATTCGAATCAATCTGAAAATAGTGGACAACCAAAAATGATAACATTAAGAAATCCTATGTTCCATGGTGGACCCACTGCTGCAGCTGCGGCAATGATTCATCCACCCGTTTTATTGCCag GTCGACCAGCAGACGGTTTTCCTATGCCTGCACCCTTGCCAGTTGATCAACCAGCAGCTATTATTAAGAATGAAAATGGTATGTATACCATACGTAATCCAGCATTACACCAGGCTGTTACTAGTGGCTTGGCTATGGGAGGATATAGACAATTTGGGGGAAATGTTAATTACTACACTCCTCAAGAAGCAGCTGCAGAAGCTGCAAGAGCAACAcgtcaacagcagcaacaacataatgaaaataataacaagtcTTCCACAACCAGTGGCAACAAtccatcttcatcatcatcgttTTCATATTTCTCCAGTGACACTGTACAAACAAATACACCCCACAATAACATCAGCATTAGTTGCACCAGTATCGGAGGAGCGGAATTGAACCATGCACGTGCTGGTACTAGTGTGAGCGGTTTAATCGGTGATGCTGCTGTAATTCAACGTCCTACCCCACAACAGCGACCTATTTCTGCTATTggaagtgaaataaaaaacgctcaacaacagaaacaaaaaactaaagtcgAACAACAATGGTCTAATTTTGGTTCAGATACACTGCCCCTAAATAAAAATGACAATT TAGGTTGCAATACATCGTTTTTGAGTAACGTTTCAGAAGGTGGTGCTAATACAGTTGTAAGTGGTGCTGCGGGTAGTGGTGTTGTCGCACCGGTGACTGATTTATCATTACAGGAAAAATATCAACAATCTAAGTATTACAATGGTTTTGACGTGTTTACTGGCACCGGCAGTGGTGGCAGCAGTAGTTCGGCTGCAACTTGTGCCCATATGCATCATAGTTGTGGTGATGATTCACCACCACCCTCTATAACTGGTTACAATTCATACCTAGAAGGTATTCCAAATACTGGTGTTATACGTTATGATGATGCTtcctttttaaagaatttaataccGGGACAGAATCTCAATAATGAG GTGTCTATACATAATGTTAATGACTCAAATTTTGCCCGTAATGCCCAATCGCCGCAGGCTCATCGTGTTGAAATAACCCCAGTCTATGGTAACAGGCCACCATCGACAAATTTATATGAATCAACGGCTGGACAAGCAAATCAAACTAATTTTAGAGGCAATTATCGTGATCCGTTAAATGACTACAAAaatg atgCTACTACCATTTTCCCTAGTAATAATATGCACTTGAATTTAAACGAATTGGAAAACTCGATGAAATACGATTTCGAACAAACaccgacaacagcaacaaatgtCGCTGCTGTAGCGGGTGATAACAGTCACAATACGATATTGGATTTTAAGGATTTATTAATTAAGAATGGACCAACTGGCCCAGCCAGTCATCGTACTTCACCCTATTTGGATGAAAATACCCTTGAGGGATTTGTGCAAAATATGAATTCCCTGCAAATTTCAAACA